The Candidatus Bathyanammoxibius amoris genome includes a window with the following:
- the folK gene encoding 2-amino-4-hydroxy-6-hydroxymethyldihydropteridine diphosphokinase produces MAVVYLGLGANLGKRIKTLEDGIKKLGAHPDISVLKESPYYETEPQGGPPQPRFINAAVCIETSLSPQELLRVTRKIEKELGRKTGSGNNEGRWAPRTIDIDILLYDNCIIEDKDLKIPHPMMHLRRFVIEPLADISPASLHPVLKRTAAELMETMKDTRTEDKTPGQKAR; encoded by the coding sequence ATGGCCGTAGTCTACCTGGGTCTGGGAGCAAACCTCGGAAAGAGAATAAAGACGTTGGAAGACGGCATAAAAAAGCTGGGAGCACACCCCGACATATCCGTCCTGAAAGAATCCCCGTACTATGAGACAGAGCCCCAGGGTGGACCCCCTCAACCACGCTTCATTAACGCCGCCGTGTGCATCGAGACCAGCCTTTCACCTCAAGAACTTCTGAGAGTGACCCGGAAAATAGAGAAGGAACTGGGCCGTAAAACCGGTTCGGGCAATAATGAAGGCCGCTGGGCTCCTCGCACCATTGACATTGACATCCTACTTTACGATAATTGCATAATCGAAGACAAAGACCTGAAGATACCTCATCCGATGATGCATCTTAGACGTTTTGTCATTGAACCCTTGGCTGACATTTCGCCTGCGTCCTTACATCCGGTCTTAAAGCGAACCGCCGCAGAACTCATGGAGACCATGAAGGATACGCGAACGGAAGACAAGACACCCGGCCAGAAGGCCCGTTAG
- the hutH gene encoding histidine ammonia-lyase, which yields MNEINLDGNHLTIAELADIAKHETKISLAPSAADEMGKARSVITDALRDKKTVYGVTTGFGALAGVILSKDQTKDLQRNILLSHSAGVGRPFDRETTRAIMALRVNSLAKGFSGIRPGTVNTLVEMANKGVLPVIPEKGSVGASGDLAPLAHMGLVMIGEGEAVYNNERVSGAEAMRKAGISKLQLQEGEGLALINGTQVMTALGALAVYGSSNLAKAADIAAAMTLEVLSGSNMELNPKIHLARPHPGQSQSAENLRKITAGSAITTSHKDFERVQSAYTIRCSPQVHGASKDALSYARETIETEMNSATDNPMVFHETGEILNGGNFHGQPVGLAMDFLTIGLAELGNISERRTERLVNPQLSGLPAFLTKNPGLNSGLMLAQYTAAALVSENKVLSHPATVDSIPTSANKEDHVSMGTIAARKCRDVLKNAEYVIAIELLCAAQALDLFTNLRPGGGTLAAYNLIREHVTHMEVDRILSNDIETVYGLLHSGTIVAAVEEKTGRLN from the coding sequence ATGAACGAGATAAACTTAGACGGTAACCACCTGACCATCGCGGAGCTGGCGGATATTGCGAAACATGAGACAAAAATATCCCTGGCGCCATCCGCCGCTGATGAAATGGGGAAGGCAAGGAGTGTAATTACGGACGCGCTCAGGGATAAAAAGACCGTCTACGGCGTCACAACCGGGTTCGGGGCCCTCGCGGGCGTTATACTATCCAAGGACCAGACAAAGGATTTACAGCGAAATATCCTGCTGAGCCATTCCGCCGGCGTGGGACGTCCGTTTGACCGGGAGACGACACGGGCCATCATGGCCCTTCGCGTAAACAGCCTCGCCAAGGGCTTTAGCGGGATACGGCCGGGCACCGTCAATACACTCGTGGAGATGGCCAATAAGGGCGTTCTCCCCGTCATCCCGGAGAAGGGTTCCGTTGGCGCAAGCGGCGACCTCGCGCCGCTGGCCCATATGGGGCTGGTAATGATTGGCGAGGGTGAAGCCGTCTACAATAACGAACGTGTGTCCGGCGCGGAGGCCATGAGGAAGGCCGGTATATCGAAATTGCAACTTCAGGAAGGCGAAGGACTTGCCCTCATTAACGGCACTCAGGTGATGACAGCCTTGGGTGCGCTGGCCGTCTACGGTTCCAGTAATCTGGCGAAAGCCGCCGATATAGCGGCCGCTATGACCCTTGAGGTGCTCAGCGGTTCAAACATGGAACTAAACCCCAAAATCCATCTTGCGAGACCCCATCCCGGCCAGTCACAATCCGCCGAGAACCTCCGGAAGATAACCGCCGGAAGTGCCATCACCACATCACACAAGGACTTTGAACGGGTGCAGAGCGCCTATACGATACGGTGCAGCCCGCAGGTCCACGGGGCATCCAAAGACGCACTCAGCTATGCCAGAGAGACAATCGAAACGGAGATGAATTCGGCCACAGACAATCCTATGGTATTCCATGAAACGGGCGAGATACTCAACGGCGGCAACTTCCACGGCCAGCCTGTTGGCCTTGCGATGGATTTCCTCACTATAGGCCTCGCCGAACTGGGCAATATATCAGAGCGCAGGACAGAGCGGCTGGTCAACCCGCAGCTCAGCGGGCTGCCCGCCTTTCTTACCAAAAATCCCGGCCTTAACTCAGGCCTGATGCTGGCCCAGTACACCGCCGCAGCACTTGTGTCAGAGAACAAGGTCCTCTCGCACCCGGCCACCGTGGATTCTATCCCCACGTCCGCCAACAAGGAAGACCACGTCAGCATGGGCACCATCGCCGCCCGGAAGTGCCGGGATGTCCTAAAGAACGCGGAATACGTCATAGCCATAGAACTGCTCTGCGCGGCCCAGGCACTCGACCTGTTCACCAACCTGAGGCCCGGAGGCGGCACCCTCGCCGCATATAACCTCATCAGGGAGCACGTCACACACATGGAGGTGGACAGGATACTGTCCAACGATATAGAGACCGTCTACGGTCTCCTCCACAGCGGTACAATAGTAGCGGCGGTGGAGGAAAAGACAGGGAGATTGAATTAA
- a CDS encoding TIGR03960 family B12-binding radical SAM protein, translating into MNNLRTVVTEKLLPHVETPGRYIGGEWNSIVKDPGETRLSFALAFPDTYEIGMSHLGLQLLYGLLNSIDDVACERVFAPWPDMESLMRTHNVPLFSLENFRPVRDFDVVGFSLQYEMSYTNVLNMLDLAGIPLFSKDRGDKDPIVIAGGPGAMSPEPVADFIDIFLLGDGEDTITRLATRLKEINGSGLIPALTRRETIHALVKGEQGLYAPCLYKVSYLPDGTIKEIKPAETWVPATIRSATVDDLNKAYFPENPIVPFIKTVHDRVTLEVMRGCTQGCRFCQAGMIKRPTRVRTVKTLVSQAESCYMNTGQDEISLAALSISDYPWLEELLSELQRRFDSRKVNISLPSLRVSDMLERIPPFLNSVRKSSLTLAPEAATPEMKRMINKNIKNDDLYNGVRRAYELGWRMVKLYFMVGFPGEKDEDVDAIAELAYKVSNIKKEVDGSPANVNLTIAPLVPKAHTPFQWEPMVSLERIRNIKERLRDRIRHRRIRLKFNNPERSVVEGIMARGDRRLGKVIHRAWELGCKFDAWEDHFDIQRWQSAFEDAGLDMEFYLTRKRGIEEILPWSHISTGVTNEFLTLEKSRSTRGSLTEDCFTDDCPDCGACPRSHSFLEVA; encoded by the coding sequence ATGAATAATTTAAGAACCGTAGTCACCGAGAAGCTTTTACCACACGTCGAGACGCCGGGAAGATATATCGGTGGTGAATGGAATTCTATCGTAAAAGACCCGGGGGAAACCCGTCTTTCATTTGCCCTGGCCTTTCCCGACACCTATGAAATAGGCATGTCGCATCTCGGCCTGCAGCTCCTCTACGGCCTCCTCAACTCTATAGACGACGTGGCCTGTGAACGGGTGTTCGCGCCCTGGCCGGACATGGAGTCACTCATGAGGACCCATAACGTCCCCCTGTTCAGTCTGGAGAATTTCAGACCGGTCAGGGACTTCGACGTAGTGGGATTCTCGCTTCAGTATGAGATGTCCTATACAAACGTGCTCAACATGCTGGACCTTGCGGGCATACCCCTTTTTAGCAAAGACCGCGGGGACAAAGACCCAATCGTAATTGCCGGAGGCCCCGGCGCTATGTCCCCTGAGCCCGTTGCGGATTTTATAGACATATTCCTGCTGGGAGACGGCGAAGATACAATCACCCGCCTCGCGACGCGGCTGAAGGAAATTAATGGTTCAGGTCTCATACCGGCACTGACAAGAAGGGAAACAATCCACGCCCTGGTAAAGGGCGAGCAGGGCCTCTACGCACCGTGTCTTTACAAAGTCAGCTACCTTCCGGACGGCACGATAAAAGAAATAAAGCCTGCGGAGACCTGGGTACCCGCAACGATACGCAGCGCCACCGTGGACGACCTGAACAAGGCCTATTTCCCCGAGAATCCCATAGTACCCTTTATAAAAACGGTCCACGACAGGGTTACGCTGGAGGTAATGAGGGGCTGTACCCAGGGCTGCCGCTTCTGCCAGGCCGGTATGATAAAACGTCCCACCCGGGTTCGGACGGTAAAAACACTTGTAAGCCAGGCTGAAAGCTGCTACATGAACACCGGACAGGACGAAATATCACTTGCGGCGTTATCAATAAGTGACTACCCGTGGCTGGAAGAACTCCTCTCAGAATTACAGAGAAGATTCGACTCAAGAAAGGTGAACATATCCCTCCCGTCTCTCCGGGTTTCAGACATGCTGGAACGCATACCCCCGTTCCTGAACTCGGTACGCAAGTCCAGTCTTACCCTTGCCCCCGAGGCCGCCACGCCCGAGATGAAACGGATGATCAACAAAAACATAAAGAACGACGACCTCTACAACGGCGTCAGGAGGGCCTACGAGCTTGGGTGGCGGATGGTGAAGCTCTATTTCATGGTGGGATTCCCGGGGGAAAAGGATGAAGACGTTGACGCCATAGCAGAACTGGCATACAAAGTGTCAAACATAAAGAAAGAGGTGGACGGCTCTCCCGCCAACGTCAATCTGACCATCGCGCCCCTTGTGCCGAAGGCCCATACACCGTTCCAGTGGGAACCCATGGTGTCGCTTGAAAGAATCAGGAACATAAAGGAGAGACTGAGGGACAGGATAAGACACCGCCGCATAAGGCTGAAATTTAACAACCCCGAACGCAGCGTGGTCGAAGGGATAATGGCAAGGGGCGACAGAAGATTAGGCAAGGTCATCCACAGGGCCTGGGAGCTGGGGTGCAAGTTCGACGCCTGGGAAGACCACTTTGACATCCAGAGGTGGCAGAGCGCATTTGAAGACGCAGGACTGGACATGGAATTCTATCTCACCCGTAAAAGAGGCATCGAAGAAATCCTTCCCTGGAGCCACATAAGCACCGGCGTCACGAATGAATTCCTGACGTTGGAGAAGTCAAGGTCCACACGGGGAAGTCTCACTGAGGACTGTTTTACCGACGATTGCCCCGACTGCGGGGCCTGCCCCCGCTCACACAGTTTCCTGGAGGTGGCATAG
- a CDS encoding N-6 DNA methylase: MAAPRKLLSLVEKFERNFDAYKTGHYNEAQVRKEFIDPLFKLLGWDMDNEDGLAEAYKDVIHEDAIKIGGFVKAPDYCFRIGGTRKFFLEAKKPAISIKDDTDPAFQLRRYAWSAKLPLSILTDFEEFAVYDCRVKPVKTDKASTARTLYFNYKEYADRWDEIASVFSKDAVLKGSFDKYAESHKAKRGTASVDEAFLKEVELWRDMLARNIALRNSKLTQRELNVSVQSTIDRIIFLRICEDRRIEEYGRLMALQNGTQVYQRLCKLFRDADARYNSGIFHFNKEKDRPTPPDELTPGLKIDDKVLQKIFKSLYYPESPYEFSVLSADILGQVYEQFLGKVISLTSGHRASIDYKPEVKKAGGVYYTPIYIVDYIVKNTVGKLLDAKKPGPRGGVSKLRILDPACGSGSFLIGAYQYLLDWHRDKYVGEDRPKKHRKVLYQAAGGEWQLTTAERKRILLNNIYGVDIDPQAVEVTKLSLLLKVLEGESGETLTRQLKMFHERALPDLGNNIKCGNSLIGPDFYDNRQMNLLDIDADEQYRINAFDWHAEFPEIMKSGGFDAVIGNPPYIRVRVFRDLSPYQAAYFESKYTCAIHVWDVYLLFFERAIRLATEKGRISFIVPIQTLHQPNCESLRRLLLSATSITTIADLSNIKVFQNAIVKNCVIVCEKDKQEDSVIETLCPAKPEELTHPSSSKWPQATARSNPLHSLKLALLSPAKDLCDKLRAKSWRLDDLCYVTFGLRSCAKGKGQGGKDRLVTTEPRAKNVKPYMEGREICRYAMSPSKRFIRYIPKEMYSPRQPELFEAKKIVSRSMLSKMQLVATLDSKGYYVEQSLVCIIPHGILTRAKQDASLSLEFILGMVNSRLENFYFATQIIDFSLGGGLVHATPGAQSQLIIPKVEIGEMEKTASLVERMLDLNKKLQKAKTEHDKTVLKRQIDSTDRQIDNLVYELYGLTKKEIAIVEESAK; encoded by the coding sequence ATGGCTGCACCGCGTAAGCTCTTGAGCCTGGTCGAAAAATTCGAGCGCAATTTCGATGCCTACAAAACCGGCCATTATAACGAAGCACAGGTCCGGAAAGAATTTATCGACCCTCTGTTTAAACTGCTCGGCTGGGACATGGACAACGAAGATGGCCTGGCTGAGGCATACAAAGACGTCATCCACGAAGACGCAATCAAAATAGGCGGGTTTGTGAAGGCCCCGGACTACTGTTTCCGTATCGGTGGCACACGCAAGTTCTTCCTCGAGGCCAAGAAACCCGCAATAAGTATCAAGGACGATACCGACCCGGCCTTTCAACTCCGCCGCTACGCATGGTCCGCAAAGCTTCCCCTGAGCATACTCACCGACTTCGAGGAATTTGCGGTCTATGACTGCCGCGTAAAACCCGTCAAGACCGATAAGGCATCAACCGCCCGCACCCTCTATTTTAACTACAAGGAATACGCTGACCGCTGGGATGAGATCGCATCCGTATTTTCCAAAGATGCCGTACTCAAGGGTTCTTTCGACAAATATGCCGAATCCCATAAGGCTAAAAGGGGTACGGCCAGCGTGGATGAGGCATTCCTCAAAGAGGTTGAGTTATGGCGCGACATGCTCGCCCGCAATATAGCCCTGCGGAATTCAAAGCTCACCCAGCGAGAACTGAACGTCTCCGTACAGAGCACTATCGACCGGATTATTTTCTTGCGAATATGTGAAGACCGGAGGATTGAGGAGTATGGCCGTCTCATGGCCCTGCAGAACGGAACCCAGGTCTATCAGCGTTTATGCAAACTCTTCCGGGACGCGGACGCACGGTATAACTCCGGCATATTCCACTTCAATAAAGAAAAGGACCGTCCAACACCGCCGGATGAACTGACCCCCGGACTTAAGATAGACGACAAGGTCCTGCAAAAAATCTTCAAAAGCCTCTACTACCCCGAAAGCCCCTACGAGTTTTCAGTACTATCTGCCGATATACTCGGTCAGGTCTATGAACAGTTCTTAGGCAAGGTCATTAGCCTCACCTCCGGCCACCGTGCCTCCATCGATTATAAGCCTGAGGTCAAGAAGGCGGGGGGTGTTTACTACACACCCATATATATCGTGGACTACATCGTCAAGAACACCGTCGGCAAACTGCTCGACGCCAAAAAGCCCGGCCCGCGCGGCGGTGTGAGCAAGTTGAGAATCTTGGACCCCGCGTGTGGCTCAGGGTCATTCTTGATAGGGGCGTATCAGTACCTGCTCGACTGGCACCGCGACAAATACGTAGGGGAGGACAGGCCGAAAAAGCACAGAAAGGTTCTGTATCAGGCCGCGGGTGGCGAGTGGCAGTTAACCACCGCCGAGCGCAAACGGATTTTGCTCAACAACATCTACGGCGTTGACATCGACCCCCAGGCCGTGGAGGTGACCAAGTTGTCTCTGCTCCTCAAGGTGCTTGAGGGAGAATCCGGCGAGACGCTGACGAGACAGTTAAAGATGTTTCACGAACGCGCACTTCCCGATTTGGGCAACAACATAAAGTGTGGCAACTCCCTCATCGGCCCCGACTTTTACGACAACCGGCAGATGAACCTTTTGGATATAGATGCAGACGAGCAGTACCGCATCAACGCCTTTGACTGGCACGCCGAATTCCCCGAAATCATGAAATCCGGCGGCTTTGACGCCGTCATCGGCAATCCGCCGTATATTAGGGTCCGCGTATTTAGGGACCTTTCCCCCTATCAGGCCGCATATTTTGAATCAAAGTACACTTGTGCAATTCATGTTTGGGATGTGTATCTGCTGTTCTTTGAAAGGGCAATTCGGCTCGCAACAGAGAAGGGACGAATCTCGTTCATTGTCCCAATTCAGACGCTCCACCAGCCTAATTGTGAAAGCTTGCGGCGACTGCTCTTGTCCGCAACTTCGATTACCACTATCGCTGATTTATCAAATATTAAGGTTTTCCAAAACGCAATCGTGAAGAATTGTGTGATCGTCTGTGAGAAGGACAAGCAGGAGGACTCTGTAATCGAAACCCTATGTCCGGCGAAACCCGAAGAACTAACCCATCCCAGCTCTTCCAAATGGCCTCAGGCAACGGCTCGTTCTAATCCCCTTCACAGCCTAAAGCTCGCTCTGCTTTCACCTGCTAAGGATCTCTGTGATAAGCTTCGCGCAAAGAGTTGGAGGCTAGATGACCTCTGTTATGTAACCTTTGGCCTGCGTTCTTGCGCAAAGGGCAAAGGACAGGGCGGAAAAGATCGGTTGGTCACTACTGAGCCGAGAGCTAAAAACGTGAAGCCCTATATGGAAGGGCGAGAAATCTGTCGTTATGCAATGTCCCCCTCGAAGCGTTTCATAAGGTACATTCCCAAGGAGATGTACAGCCCCCGCCAACCGGAGCTGTTCGAGGCAAAAAAGATCGTGTCGCGATCAATGCTATCAAAAATGCAGTTGGTAGCCACTCTGGATAGTAAGGGTTACTATGTTGAACAAAGCCTGGTTTGCATAATACCACATGGCATCCTGACAAGAGCCAAACAGGATGCATCTCTCTCCCTAGAATTCATCTTGGGCATGGTAAACTCGCGATTGGAGAACTTCTACTTCGCAACTCAGATTATTGACTTCTCGTTGGGGGGGGGACTTGTTCATGCAACTCCGGGGGCACAGTCTCAACTGATAATTCCAAAAGTTGAAATCGGAGAGATGGAGAAAACGGCAAGCTTGGTGGAGAGGATGCTGGACCTAAACAAAAAACTACAAAAGGCGAAGACGGAACACGACAAGACCGTCCTCAAACGCCAGATTGACTCCACGGACAGGCAGATTGACAACCTGGTCTACGAACTCTACGGCCTGACCAAAAAAGAAATCGCGATCGTGGAGGAATCAGCTAAATGA
- a CDS encoding ComF family protein: MALRQHLAAIVNLIYPVHCFGCRKSLHNEGARYLCRSCREGINYITGTRCPRCGMGLGDYTLVSQDGCTECRSHRLRFNGAFSATYYEGAIRELIHQFKYGRHEFLARPLAEILVQCVEEAGLGSIGLNMVVAVPLHRKKKSLRGFNQAELLGRNVGRSLDIEVCTGELKRTLNTPSQTNLPYYCRQENVRGAFMVKRPPVFKGKDVLLVDDVLTSGLTASECARVLKEAGVGRVYVLTVAKSRRMAAGV; the protein is encoded by the coding sequence ATGGCACTCAGACAACACCTAGCAGCTATCGTCAACCTCATATATCCGGTACATTGCTTTGGCTGCCGGAAGAGTCTTCACAATGAGGGTGCCAGGTACCTCTGCAGGAGCTGCAGGGAAGGAATAAATTATATCACCGGCACACGTTGTCCAAGGTGCGGTATGGGGCTCGGTGATTATACCCTCGTGTCTCAGGACGGATGTACTGAATGCAGGTCCCACCGCTTGAGGTTCAACGGCGCCTTCTCCGCTACCTATTATGAGGGCGCCATAAGAGAACTGATACATCAGTTCAAATATGGCAGGCACGAGTTTCTGGCAAGGCCCCTGGCGGAAATACTCGTACAATGCGTGGAAGAGGCCGGTCTGGGCTCGATCGGCTTAAACATGGTGGTAGCTGTGCCCCTGCACAGGAAAAAGAAGTCGTTACGCGGTTTTAACCAGGCAGAACTCCTGGGAAGAAACGTTGGGAGGTCCCTTGACATAGAAGTCTGTACCGGGGAACTAAAAAGGACCCTGAACACCCCCTCGCAGACCAACCTGCCGTATTATTGCCGCCAGGAGAACGTCCGTGGCGCCTTTATGGTAAAAAGGCCTCCTGTGTTCAAAGGAAAAGACGTACTTCTTGTGGACGACGTCCTTACCTCCGGTCTTACCGCGTCAGAGTGCGCCAGGGTCCTCAAAGAGGCTGGCGTGGGAAGGGTTTACGTCCTCACAGTTGCGAAATCCAGGCGAATGGCAGCCGGAGTTTAA
- a CDS encoding LptF/LptG family permease — MTKLDKYLIRSFLPALCLIAFILLGIFLIVDIFQKMDDLLALEDQAFSMALNYYSLLLPMMIIRLFPAIVLIAVGFVLVKMNKQNELMAMQVAGLSMYRILLPLFITVGILSVIFMGDQEFFVPAFADRLERFRTITFDESELKNLMVVDKSNRLLVRVAKYDIIEETMYSVFILKTLGDDRRQTISVKEGKWIGNNTWYLTGLIVNNYEGGKWIPPTEAKKEYFLETEIAPKNMREEERDTNLLSIFQLRALSKKNPENPRYPVYLQTRLAYPFVAPVLLLLGIPFIIGFDRLKKNFFLSVGALIVVICSFFVVNLFCTNLGVTGTLNPILAGWLPVTIFAVVALILLDWAKI; from the coding sequence ATGACTAAACTCGACAAATATCTCATACGCAGCTTTCTCCCGGCGCTGTGCCTTATAGCGTTCATCCTGCTGGGCATATTCCTGATTGTAGACATCTTCCAGAAAATGGACGACCTCCTGGCCCTGGAGGACCAGGCGTTCTCCATGGCGTTAAACTACTACAGCCTGCTGCTGCCAATGATGATTATCAGGTTATTTCCCGCAATAGTGCTGATAGCGGTTGGTTTCGTCCTGGTGAAGATGAACAAACAAAACGAGCTGATGGCGATGCAGGTCGCCGGTTTGAGCATGTACAGAATCCTACTCCCTCTGTTTATTACCGTCGGCATTCTGTCTGTGATATTCATGGGAGACCAGGAGTTCTTCGTACCCGCATTTGCAGACCGGCTGGAACGTTTCAGGACCATAACCTTCGACGAAAGCGAGCTTAAAAACCTTATGGTAGTGGACAAGAGCAACCGGCTCCTCGTACGAGTGGCAAAGTACGACATTATAGAGGAGACCATGTATTCCGTCTTTATACTAAAAACCCTGGGTGACGACAGGCGACAAACAATTAGTGTCAAAGAGGGTAAGTGGATCGGTAATAACACGTGGTACCTTACTGGCCTCATAGTGAACAACTACGAAGGCGGTAAGTGGATACCCCCAACGGAAGCAAAGAAAGAATACTTCTTAGAAACAGAGATTGCTCCCAAAAACATGAGAGAAGAGGAGAGGGACACAAACCTTCTGAGCATTTTTCAGCTGCGAGCCCTTTCCAAAAAAAACCCTGAGAACCCGCGTTATCCGGTATACCTTCAAACAAGACTCGCTTATCCCTTTGTCGCCCCAGTGCTGCTACTGCTGGGCATCCCGTTTATAATAGGCTTTGACAGGTTGAAGAAAAACTTCTTCCTCAGTGTAGGCGCGCTAATTGTCGTAATATGCAGCTTCTTTGTGGTTAACTTATTCTGCACAAACCTGGGCGTCACGGGGACTCTCAATCCTATTCTCGCAGGTTGGCTGCCTGTAACTATATTTGCCGTAGTAGCGCTCATCTTATTAGACTGGGCGAAGATATAG
- a CDS encoding protease inhibitor I42 family protein, translated as MRPLHLIASVIIIIPLLTSTIACTGEAKKSEGVPAPSETLITQADGGKTFKVRKGGEITIRLKGNRTTGYSWAVEEADKNVLELIKDVYTPDQPVIPGSGGVRTLTFKAVSVDTVPVRLKYWRPWEGNSSAVKRFGVTIQVSE; from the coding sequence ATGAGACCCCTGCATTTAATTGCGTCCGTAATAATCATCATTCCTTTGCTTACCTCAACTATAGCGTGTACCGGAGAGGCGAAAAAATCTGAGGGAGTGCCCGCTCCTTCAGAGACGCTTATCACACAGGCGGACGGAGGAAAGACCTTTAAGGTACGCAAAGGCGGCGAAATTACCATACGCCTCAAGGGCAACCGCACCACTGGCTATTCATGGGCGGTTGAAGAGGCGGACAAGAACGTGCTGGAACTCATAAAAGACGTTTACACCCCGGATCAACCCGTAATACCCGGCAGCGGCGGTGTGCGGACACTGACATTTAAGGCAGTGTCGGTGGACACCGTTCCCGTGCGGTTAAAATACTGGCGCCCCTGGGAGGGAAATTCCTCGGCCGTCAAGCGCTTCGGAGTCACCATCCAGGTAAGCGAATGA
- a CDS encoding carbon-nitrogen hydrolase family protein produces MKKKRLLRVAAVQLSSQDDKEQNIAKALELIDEAKTLGAGLVVLPEMFNYYGTMGEMVKQAEPVPGPTINALAQSARRNKLYLLCGSILEAAAAKGKGFNASVMIGPGGDIIGIYRKIHLYDIDIPGKVRYKESEKILPGSEIITVNVDGWVVGLAICYDLRFPETFTALHGKGAELILIPSAFSAHTGKDHWEVLLRARAIENQAFVVAPNRLGTSPHNIATYGHSMIIDPWGTVLAQAPDKVCLIHSVLDPGILEEVRKNLPMKREKTASAT; encoded by the coding sequence GTGAAAAAGAAACGCCTGCTGCGGGTCGCCGCCGTCCAACTCTCGTCTCAGGACGACAAGGAGCAAAACATAGCAAAGGCGTTGGAGCTGATCGACGAGGCAAAGACACTCGGGGCCGGACTGGTGGTGCTGCCGGAGATGTTCAACTATTACGGCACCATGGGGGAAATGGTGAAACAGGCGGAACCCGTTCCGGGCCCTACCATAAATGCACTCGCCCAAAGTGCACGCCGTAACAAGCTCTACCTCCTGTGCGGCAGTATCCTTGAGGCTGCTGCTGCAAAAGGCAAAGGCTTTAATGCCTCCGTAATGATCGGTCCCGGCGGAGACATCATCGGAATTTACAGAAAGATACACCTCTATGATATCGATATTCCAGGAAAAGTACGCTACAAGGAGTCGGAAAAGATACTTCCGGGCAGTGAGATTATAACCGTAAACGTGGACGGCTGGGTAGTGGGCCTGGCCATCTGCTACGACCTGCGCTTTCCGGAAACATTCACCGCCCTGCATGGCAAGGGGGCAGAACTCATACTCATACCCTCCGCATTTTCCGCCCATACAGGCAAGGACCACTGGGAGGTGCTTCTCAGGGCAAGGGCCATAGAGAATCAGGCCTTTGTGGTAGCCCCAAATCGCCTTGGAACGAGCCCCCACAACATCGCCACCTATGGACACAGTATGATAATAGACCCCTGGGGCACCGTACTCGCTCAGGCACCGGACAAGGTGTGCCTCATACATTCGGTACTGGACCCGGGCATCCTGGAGGAAGTGAGGAAAAATTTGCCGATGAAAAGAGAGAAAACCGCTTCCGCTACATAA